The following nucleotide sequence is from Synechococcus sp. CBW1004.
CTGCCCTCAGGTGGCATTGAGGAATTGCTCCATAGCCCCATGCCGACCCTGCGGTTGGATGCAGAGATGAGCCTGACTCCGCCGGAAGGTATCAAGCGTAGGCCCGATCTTCTCTCCTACCAGGTCGAAGTTGGAATCCAGCCGCAAACGGGTCAGCTGTCTGTCCAAGATGAAAGGCTTGAGCTGCTGACGGCCAATCGCAAGCCCCGCTTCTGTAGCGTTGAAAAGACTACACGCGCAAAAGAAGCCGGCCCTTCAGAGGTTATCGCTATACGACGTAAGGGCTCACCAAGCCATCCCTTCGAGGAGGATGTTGGATTATCACATACCGTGGTTTCGAATCGACAATATACAGGTACGGAGCGCTATCCCCTTTTTGATTCCTTGCACCGCGAGATTGGGGCCTGGCGAATCCTCTATCTAGATCCAATGGTTGCGATGCGGCAACCCGTGCCACCTCGTGACGTCCAGGATATCGGCAGTCGTGGCGAGTGGCTCGTCCCCTATCTCCATCGTCTGATTCATCAACAGCCACATGCTTTTGCAGCCGTGCGGCGTGTGATCGCCATGGCGATTCCATCCATCACGGACTTGCAGACTGAGCTCAACGAAAAGCGTGGCGAATTGGAGCTCAGGATTCAGATGGACGGAATCTGGCTTCCTTCGAGGGTGGTCTCGGAAGGCACGCTACGGTTACTGGCGCTGTGTGCCATGGCGGCCAATCCGTTCCAGAAGGGTCTGGTTGCGTTTGAAGAGCCTGAGAATGGGGTACATCCGCGTAGAATCGAAGTGGTCACCAGACTCTTGGCTCGCACATCCCGCAGCCAGCAGGTCATTGTCACCACCCACTCCCCACAGGTGGTCGTTGATATTGTGCGCATGATTAGGGATGGAGAACTGCACGCCAGCCAAGTGCGATTGATTCGCTGTGGCACATCCTCTGATGGTTCCACCTACCAAACCTTTAACCCTCTGGGGCCGCTCTTTGACGCCACAGACATCAATGAGGGCTTGATCGCTAGTGACGATGCCAAGGTTCTGCAGGCAATGACCATTGGAGGCTGGCTGGATGGCTAGTCGCTTGGTGATCGATATCTTCTGTGAAGACAGTGGACATGAGACCTTCCTTCGCAACCTCATCAAGGTGCTGGCCAAAGCTGCGGGTGTCTCGACACCTGAGTTGAACCTCCATTCTTCTCGAGGAGGCCATGGCCGTGCCATTGCAGCCCTGAAGGCATGGCAACGGGCACTGAGCTCCAGTGATCAGCCGCGTGGAGACGCACTGCTCGTGCTGATCGATGCAAATAGTACAGGCTGGCATCCTACGCTTCGCGCCATTCAGAAATCTGTCGATTCTTCTCTTTATCCCAGTGTCCTGATCGGTTGTCCCGATCCACATGTTGAGGTTTGGTGTACTGCTGATCCAGCAGCTTTCCAGGCGCTTTTCAGCGTACCTGTACCTTCTCCTCCTACACAACCGGGGCGGCTTGTCTACAAGCAGTGGCTCACCCAAGCTCTTGAGCACGGCGGAGTCGTTGTCCTCACTGACCCAATGGACATTTGTCTCGACCTTCTCCCTGCGATGGACATGGTCAAGGCCTGTCAGAACAACCCCTCCTTGGGGCATCTGGTAGGGGATATCCGGGCTCTGCTCACCCGCCACCGTCAGACCCAGGTCCAGGCGCCGATATCCAACCCGTGAGGAGTATCCATCCCCCCCTCTGCGATCAGCTGGAGCAGCAGCTCAGCCAGGGCGAGGAGAGTCGTCGGGGGCTGCTGGAGGCGGTGCTGCAGGAGGCGTTGGCCGGCAGACTGCCAGAGAGGCCGGAGGAACGCCATGCAGCCATCGCCTGAGCCGGTCGCACGTCCTGAAGACCAGCAGGACGGCATCCAGGAGATCCATGTTGCCGGCTTCTGTTCCCTCAAGGAGGTTTGCCTTGAGCCTGGCAGGCTCACCGTGCTGATCGGCCCGAACGGTGCCGGCAAATCCAATCTCCTCCAGGCCTTGCGCCTGATCCCCTTACTGCGGACTCGCTCCCTGCAGCGCTACGTGGCTGATCACGGTTTCGCGTCCGCTCTGTTGCATTACGGCCCCAAAGCGACGGATGCTGTCGAGCTTGGTGTGGTGATTCGGGATCTGGGTGTGACCTACCGCTACGAGGCTTGTCTGGCTTTTGCGCCGGGCGACACGCTCTACTTTCAATCGGAAACCGCGGAACGCATCAATCCTGATGGGACTGGCTCATTCAGTCAGCTCGGCTCAGGTCATCGTGAGTCACGACTTCAGGATTCTTTCGATCCTGATGATTCCCCCGACCGCCAGGCTCTAGTGGCCCTGAATGCCTGGCTGGGCCGGATGACCTTCTACCACTTCCACGACACCTCGGCCCAATCCAAGCTGCGCACGCATGCGCGTCGAGAGGACGATCGTTATCCTCGTTCTGACGGCTCCAATCTCGCGGCCTACCTGCTCCGCCTGAAGGAGAGCGACGACAGCGCCGATCAGAAGGCCTGGCAGCGGATCAACCGTCACTGCCGCCACATCGCCCCAGCCATCAAGCAGCTGGATCCTGTGGCGGTCAATGGCAGTGTGCGGCTCGACTGGATCGATGATCGCGACGAACGCTTCGGTTGCCACCAGTTCTCTGATGGCACACTGCGGGCACTGGCGCTGATCACGGTGCTTTCGCAGCCCAGCGAACGCTTGCCCAGGCTGATCAGCATCGACGAGCCCGAGCTTGGTCTGCATCCCTCCGCCATTGCCTTGATCACCGAGCTCTGCCGCTCGATCTCACGCCATACCCAGATTGTTCTCTCCACACAGTCCACGGAGCTGCTGGATTACTTCAACCCCGATGAGGTGGTGGTGGTGGAGCGGCAGCACGGTGAAACAAAGCTGACAAGGCTGAGCAGTGAAGCCCTGCAGACCTGGCTGGAGGACTACAGCCTCAGCGAGCTTTACGACAAGGGCGTGATCGGAGGCAAGCCTTGATGGCCGATCCGGTCAGGCGATTGATTGTGGCCGTGGAGGGCTCTACAGAGGACAACTTCGTGCGACGGATTCTGCAGCCCCATCTGTGGAGCTATGGGATTGCTGTCTCGTCCACGATTGTTGGCAAAGCCAAGGCAGCTGCAAGAGGCAACAAGGGGAAGGGTGCTCGTGGTGGCGGTTGCTATTCCGACTGGGAAAGAGACATCCGCAACTGCCTGAAGGACAACCCATCGGGTGACTTCAGGCTGACAACCCTGTTCGACCTCTATGGGCTGCCTGATGACTTTCCAGGGCGCGATCGTATCGCCTCAGATCGCAGCCAGGCTGATCGCTGCGATCGCCTGGAACAGGTCATGGGAAAGAGGATCGATGACTGGCGATTCATCCCCTATCTGCAACTGCATGAGTTCGAGGCCCTGGTGATGGCCTGTCTTCCTGATCTCGAAACGATCTACGACGCTCCAGATCAACTGGCTGGGCTCGCCCGCCTTCAGGCTGAGGTGGCTTCACTGCAGCCTGAAGAGATCAATAATTCCAAGGAAACATCGCCCAGCCATAGGTTGGAGCGGCTGATTCCTGACTACCGCAAAAAGTTGCATGGGCCTGATGCGATCGAGAAGGCTGGCTTGGCCCATGTGCGAAGCCGTTGCCCTCGCTTTGACAACTGGCTGACTGGCTTGGAGATGAAGATGTTCTGACTTCCTTCCGCCTGCGTCTTGATCGCCTGCCATCAGTCCACCATCTCCGGATCCAGCTCCAGCCCTGGGTAGAGGAAGGCGCGGCTGAGCCGCTGGCAGTCGGCGGGGCTCACCGAAGCTTCGCGCAGGGTGGCTTCCCAGCTGCTGGCCACGGTGTTGCAGATCCGCGTGGCGATCGCTTCGGCTTCCGCCGGCTTGAGCAGAAAGCGACCGGCCCCGGCCAGGATCGCCCGGCGATTGGCCCAGCGGCTGGGGCTGCGGTCCACCAGGCCGCAGCCCATGGCCAGGTCGCGGCGGGTCTCGGCTTGCAGCGGTGCGGGGGTGAGGTCGTAGGCGGGGCTGAGCTGCCAGCTTGTTGACCTGGCCAGCAGCGCATGGTTGCGGGGGTGGTCGTCGATGTTCGAGACCGCGGCGTTGAAGCAGATCCGGCCGAACAGCTCCCGCAGATCCGCCGCCGGCTGAGCACTGACGCGTCGCAGCTCATCGGCCAGCAGCAGATACGACCACCTGCCGCGATCGGTGGCACTGTCATCCGCCTGCAGCAGGGTGACGGCGCTGACCATGCGATGGCGCCGGTATCCCGTCTCGCTCCAGTCGCGGTCAAAGCGTTTGACCAGCAGCACATCGGCATCGCCCACTCTGGTGAGGCGGCTTTCGGCCACCTGCAGCCCGCAGCGGCGGGCCAGCAACAGCAGGCCGTGCTCCACGCGCGGTTGGTTCCAGGTGTCGGAAGGCGCTGGGAACTTGGCCAGCCAGAGGGCGTTGTCGGCCTCCACGGTGGTCTTGGGGCGGGCGCCGCCCATCGACGTGCCGGCCTGGCCAATCAGCTCCTCCACCTGCTCCAGGGCTGAGCCTGCTTGGAGGGGTTCCTCGCGGAGGATCGCATCAGCCGCCTGCTTGATGCGCTCCAGATCGAGGGTGCGATGGAAGCGGCGCTGCGGCGCCGGTGGATCAACGCCGCGGCCAAAGCCCACCGCACCGCAGCGATCGTCCGGTCCGAGCAGCAGCAGATCGAAATCGCTGGGCTCCCCCAGGCCGCCATGGCGAGCGATCACCCGGCGTCCCCAGTGATCCGGCAAGGCATCGCGCAGGGCCCCGAAGAAGCCACCCAGGCGGGCTGTCTCGAAGGGGCCCTGGCGCAGCCTCAGCTGCACCGGATCGAGCTCCACCGCGTCCTGCCGCTCCCGGTAGCGGCGGCCATAGACGAACGTGCCCACCGGTTGGCCTTGCCGATCACTGCTCTGCGAAAACCGGCCCGCCGTGACGAACGCCGTGCTGCCCGGCAGGACCACGTAGACGTAGCACTCGAGATCCGATGGCATGACAGGAGAGCGCCAGGGCTGGGCAAAGGGGGATGGACGAGGCTGATCAGAAGTCGTCGTCGAAGCGTTGACGGCGAGGGGCCTGGCCGGGCTGGCGGGCGGCCTCCAGTGCCTTGCCTTCTGCATCCCGGTCAGGATCGGCCACCGCCTCCAGCTGATCGAGCAGCCCCAGCACCCAGAGGGCTCCGAGGTAGGCGGCGATGGAGGTGCCGGGCTTGCCACGCTCCACATCAGCCACGGTGAAGCGGCTCACGCCCATCCGCTCGGCCACGTCCTCCAGGCGCCAGCGGCGCCGCAGCCGGGCGGTACGGATGTTGCGCCCCAGCCGCTGCAGAGCCTGCTCCAGGGCCGCCGGGGGGTGCTGGACGATGGGACTGAGCTGGGCCAAGGCCGGCGGAACACCCAAGACACGTTATGTGATGACATCTTAAGGGGCTCATGCGTTGCCTGATGGCACCATGACGCCCGAGCAGGAGGCATGCCCTGGGGCTTGTTCTGGGACCCTGGCGATCGCGTCTGGCCGCTCCGCCCGGATCCGCCAGGCTGGATCGTCGTTCGTGGCTCCCCGCCGGTGCCCCGTTCATCGAGCCTGAATGCTCAGGTGCTGATCGCCCTGGGCCCCGAGCGCCTGGCAGAGCTGCTGCTGGAGCTGGCAGGCAGCGACCCAGCGATCAAGCGGCGGATCCGCCTGGCCGTAGCCCAGGCCACCAGTCCCCAGGAGGCCGCCGCGCAGGTACGCCAGCGCCTGGCCACCATCGGGCGGTCGCAGGGCTTCCTGGAGCGTGAGAAACGCTGGGCGGTACTGCAGGAGCTGGGCCTGCAGCTGGAGGCGATCACTGGCCCCATCGCCCAGGCCGAGCCTTTGGCGGCCCGGGAGCTGCTGTGGCAGTTCCTGGAGCTGGGCAACAACGTGCTGGGCCGCTGCGATGACAGCAGTGGCCTGATGGGTGATCTGTTCCGCCAGGCGATGGGCGAGCTGGGCCGGATCACCGAGGCGGCGCAGCCCAACCCCGCCACGTTGGCGGAGGCGGTGTTCGAGGCCTTCTGTGACAACGGCTATGGGGTGTTCGACGGGGTGATCCAGCAGGTGAAGCAGGCCCTGGGCCCCGAGGGACTGCAGCTGCTCAAGCGTCGTTTCGAGCAGCTGGCGGAGCAACCGGTTCCCGTCCCGCCGCGGCAGGAGTGGCAGCAGGTGGGCTGGGGCTCCGGCGGCCCCACCTACGCCCATGAGCGTGAGGAAAGCTCGCGGCAGTGGACCGTGAAGCTGGGGCTTCAGGAGGTGGCCACGGCGATGGGCGACATCGATGCCTACATCGCCCAGTACACGCCAGAACAGCAGGGCTATCCCCGCATTGCCACCGGCATCGCCCGGCGCCTGCTGGCGGTTGGCAGACCAGAAGACGCGCTGGCATTCCTCACCCGAGCCACGCCGGATCGTTCCCGCTGGCCGGAGATGGAGTGGGAGGAGACCCACATCGAAACGCTGGAGGCCCTGAAGCGGCAGGACGAGGCTCAGGCCGCCCGTTGGGGCTTGTTTGCGCGCTGCCTTCGCAGTGACGTGCTGCGGGATTACCTCGATCGCCTGCCGGCCTTTGAGGATGGGCCTGCGGAGCAGCAGGCGATCGAGCAGGCCCTCGCCCACCCCTCGGTGGATCAGGCACTGAGCTTCCTGATCAGCTGGCCCTCGTCCCTCGCTCGCGCGTCGGAGCTCCTGCTGAACCGCCGCAGCCAGCTCGATGGCGACCACTACACCCTTCTGGATGCCGCCGCCCAAAAGCTGAGTCAGGCCCACCCCCTCGCGGCCACCATCGCCCTGCGATCCATGGTCGACTTCACCTTGAGCAACGCGCGCTCCAGCCGCTACGGCCATGCGGCCCGCCATCTGCAGAGTTGTGAGCGCCTTAGCCACCGCATCTCCGACTGGGGGGAGATCCCGGGCCACGACGCCTACATCGCGGCGATCCGCCGCGATCACGCCCGCAAGAGCGGCTTCTGGAAGCGGATGCAGGAGCTGGGGATGGCTCAGGCAGGCTGACGTGGGTTGTCTGTCCGGCGCGGAGCTTGAGCAGCAGGGCATCGCGCAGCAGCAGCGCTGAGCTTTGGGAGCCGCTGCAAGAAGGTTCGGGGTATCGGAAGTGAGCGGGTCTTACCGCTTCTGCTTCCAGCGGCCAGAACAGGGTGGCGATCGTCTGATCCCCGCCGCCCAGCGGCCGCAGCCGGAGGACCTGATCCTGCTTCTCGGCACGGCTCTGGGGCAGGGTCACCCACTCCCGCCCCCGCACCTGCACGATCGAGCCGGGGCTGGGGATGTCGGGCAGCGCTGGGGCCTGAGTGAGGGTGCTGGTCATGGCTGTGGCTCCTTCCCGAACAGTTGCTGGTGTTGAGCGAACACCGCATCGAAGGCATCGCCAATGTTCTGGGCTGTCCCACCATCACCTGAGGAAGGCGGCGTCCTCTCGGCCGCTGACGATCGGGGGGAAGTCGCCTTGCCTTCCCCGAACAGCCAGGCGTGCTCGCGGAACACCTCGGGCCATTCCTCGCTGTGCTGGTCAAAGACCACCACGCGGATGCCGGCATCCTTGAGGGCCTGGCGCTTCTGCTGATCCAGCCGCTGCTGCAGGGGCTGGTCGTGGTGCGGGCCATCGATGAAGACGACCACCCCCGCCTCCCGGTAGGTGAAATCGGGGGTGACGAAATGGCCGCTCACCTCCTTCTGGGCGTCATCGGGCAGGTAATGGCCAAGACGGAAAGCGGTGTCGAGCCAGAGGCGCTCCAGACCGCTCTGGCACAAACCCCGCAGCCGCTCCAACCGTTCGCTGCGGCTGTCTGAGCCACCCTGGCCCACCAGCTCGCCGCGTACAAGATCGAGCAGGAACTGCTTGAGCTCTGGGAGCCGGCGATCGATGCGGTCGTGTTCGCGCTGGTTGTGATATCCGAGCAGGCAGCGGTAGCAGCCGGCTTCGCATTCGGGATCGGCATCCTCCAGGGCTGTCTCGGATGTCGGCAGAGGATCGCTCAATTTCCAGTGGCAGACCTCCAGCGCCGTGCGCCCCAGCTGCCGCAGTGCCGTTGGGCTCTCCACAAGGCGGCTGAGCACGCCCGCGCCACCCTCGGCGCTCTCATAGAGCAACAGGGCGTTGGCTTCCTCGTCGTTGGGCATCAGCTCAGCGGCGATCTCGCTGCCGTCGAGCTGGAAGGCCACCTCAATACCGCGCTTGAGTGCGTTCTTGAGACTGAGCAGCTGCAGGGGCTCCCAGTTGTTGGCGAACTGGAGCAGCAGGGCGTTCTTGCGGTCTTGCACGAAGGGTGTGATCTTGACGTAGCCCACTTCGGCGCTGTCGTCGTCACCTTCGCCCTTGGCGCCATCGCCGTCGGAGCCGGTGCCGGCGGCCAGCTGTTTTTCGCCGCCCCAGCGGCCGGTGATCGGGTGGATCGGAAAGCCCATGTCGCTGCGGTTCTCGCGCCGCCGCCAGCCGAGGTTGATGCGGCTGATCTGGGTGGCAGGGGCGTAGCTGAGCTCCAGCAGCGGCTGGCCGCCGCTGCTCACCTGGGCCCGCGCGACCTTCACCACGCCGTTCTCCTGCGGGAACTCATAGGTGGTGAGCAGCTCGTAGCCGAGCCGTTGGCGTTCCTCGTCGTCAGAGGTGATCCGCTCGGCGCGGCGGGTGTTGACCTGCTCGATCTGATAGAGCCGGGGCACCCGCACCGCCTTGCCTTCCGGTTGCTCCTTGAGCGGTGCTCCGCAGTGTCGGCAGAGTTCCAGTTCCGTGGAAGCACCGACATGGGCATGGCCGCAGGCGCCGCAGAGCAGGGCGTCCTGGGTGGCCAGGGTGGCCGTGCCGCTGGCCACGGCGTTGTCCTGCAGGCCGAGGATGGCGCCGCGCACCTTGTAGGTGTTGCCCTCGTGATAAATCAGCGAATGGGGGCCGAACTCGCTGATGCCCACGAAACGGGGGCGGGTGATGAAGGTGCCGCCTCCCACCTGCTCGCGCGTGCCGGGGATGTAGGCCATCAGCGGCAGGCGCGGGAAGTTGTAGCCGGGCATGAAGCCCTGGCTGGCCAGATAGCGGTAGGTGCTGAAGTCGTTGTTGTTGCTGCTGCCCGGCTTGTCGGCCAACAGCAGCTGCTGCTGCAGCCGGGCCGCCCGCTGGCGTTGATCGGCCGCCTGCCGTTCCCGCTCGCTCAGCGCATGGTTGGCCAGATCCTTCTGGGCCTGGGCGAACTGGCTGTCGACCGCCTCCAGCAGCTCCCGCCAACGCCGCAGGGCCGCATCGAAATCGATGGCTGCCCCTCGGATCAGGGAGTCCAACCAGCTGCCCGTGAGCCAGGGCGGCGGGGTGCTGCCCAGCCAGTGGTTCTCCAGCAGGTCGTCGACGATCGCCTGGCCATCGGCCTGGGCGCTGCGGCAGGCGTCATCGCTGGCCAGAGAATCGCGCAGATCCGCCACCAGCGGCCTGCCCTCGGTAGCCAGATCCACCAGTTCCTTCACCTTGCCCGGCAGTCGCTGCCTGGTGGCAGCCAGCCAGAGCGCCCGGAAATGGGCCTTGAGCAGCTCTTCGTTGGCCAGCTCCAGCGTCGGGGCACTCACGGCGCCGGCCACCATGCGGGTGGGATCGGAGAAGAAGTACTGGTCGTGCGGTGAGGTGGCGCCGCAGTAGCTGAGCACCAGTGCCGGCTGGCCGCTGCGCCCGGCCCGGCCGCTGCGCTGGGCGTAGTTCGCCGGTGTCGGCGGCACGTTGCGCATGTAGACGGTGTTGAGCGAGGAGATGTCAACGCCCAGCTCCATCGTTGGCGAGCAGTAGAGCAGCCGCAGGCGGGCCTCGCGGAACTGCTTCTCTCGCTGCTCCCGAACCCCGGCATCCACCTGGGCGGTGTGCTCCCGCGCCTCCAGGGTCTGCACGAACGGCCTTCCTTCCGCCTGCTCCGGATCAGCGATCAGCGAGGCCAGATCCTCGTAGAGGCTGCGGAAATAGTTGTTCACCGGTCCACGCCGGCCGCTGCTCTCCTGCTGCAGCAACAGTCGTTCGGCGTAGCTGTCCTGCGGGGCAGCATCAGGATCCACCAGCGTCCAGCGCAGTGCCGAACTGTTCAGCCGCCAGCCCTGCAGCACTTCGCTCTTGCGCTTGCCGACCCTCACCTCTTTGGGCTTGACCAGGCCCCAGGCCGTGAGCATCGCCAGTAGGTGGCCGGTGATCTCCTGATAGAGGTCGTCCTTCCACTTCAGGCCGCGGTGCAGTTCCTCCACCGACAGCCAGCGTTCCCGTGCCTTGAGCCAGCGCCCGAACGCACCACGCAGCGACAAACCCTCCAGCCGCTGCAACCGCTGCTCCGAGGTGACCGGGTTCATCAGCACGGTGCGGGCCAGCTCCGGCTGTTCATCCGCCCGGATCGCCCACACCTCCTCCAGATCGAAGCAGGCCTTGCGGCGACGCTCGAACTCCTCAAGGCCGAGGGCGTCGCAGTCGATCGCGAGCCGCTCGCGCAGCTCCTCCAGCAGGCGATGCAGGATCAAGAATCGCTCCTCACTACTCGCCTGGGCGAGTAGGGGATGACGCTGCTGCCAGTCAGCCTGGTCCTCGGCGCAGTTGACCAGCTCGGCGTAGTCGATCTCCAGCAGCCGCAGCTGCTCGAGGTTGGGATTGGTGAGCCGCCAGCCCTTGCGCAGATCCACCAGCAGCCGGTACTCCAGCACTCCGCGCAGGGCACGCCGCCGCTCGGCCTCCACGTTGGGCTTGACGCCCTTGGTGGCGATGAAGTCATCGGCGCGCAGGCGCAGGGCCTTCTCGGTGTCGAGCGCCAGGGTCTCCAGGCTCAGCTCCCGCTCCGGCCTGGCCCGTAGAGCTGCCACCAGGCCTGAGCGCAGCTGCAGCACCCGCACGAAGTCGTTGAAATGCCCCGCCTGCAGCGAGGCGTCCTGGCGGTTGTCGCTGAACGCCAGCAGCTTGCGGGCGTTGTCTGGGATTTCATCATCCGGGAAGCTGAGCAGCTGACGCAGCACCGCCAAGCTCAAAGTGGTGGTGGCCGAACTGCGTCCCTCCGAATTCAGGCCGCAGAGTTTGCTGAACTCACTGGCAGCAGGATTGTGCTCTGCTCCACAGCTGGGACAGAAGCGGAAACTGCCCTTAAGGAACCAGGCCGGAAGTCCATCATTGGTTGAGGTGCCATCAGCTCCCAGCCGGCAAGGCACTGGTACATAATCCCGGAAAGTCTTCTTGACCCCGAGTTCTCCACTTTTGCTGGTCTCAAGCCATCCGTCAGGGAAGCGGGCCTTTTCCAGATCCTCTGCCTCGTATGCAGTCTCTGCATCGGGCATGACGTAACCATTAACCACATCCCGTTCCCGCAGGCACGATTCATCGGAGAACTCCCGCGGCTCAAACCGTTCCGGCCGGCGGTTGTGCAGCTGGGCCCAGACAGGATGGAACTCCTGCCCGCAGCTGCGGCAGAACACCACCGGGTATAGCAGGGCCTGGCGGCCGGCATTCGGTTGGTACTTTTGGCCCTTGAGCGTCAGGTAGCGGCGCCCCGGCGCTTCCAGGCTGGCGTGCACATCACCACCGGCCGAGACGAATTGGTGCAGGCGGAAAGCAAAGAATCGCCGGTTTGGACCAACCTCCACCTGGTAAGCCGCCAGCAGGAACTGCCGCAGGTTGGGGAGTACCGCATCCCTGGCCTGACATGCTTTGTCGGAAGTGGGGGCGGCATCGTCCGCGAGACGACCACTGGCTGTGGCGAGCTCGAGGGCCGCATCCTGAAGGGTTCGGGGCCGGCAGCGTACCCACTTGCCATCAGTGCGGCCATCCTCACCCTCCAGACCCAGCCGCAGCTCCACCCACCGGGCCAGAGGATGCTGCCGGAGATCGTCTGCTGTCCAATCCGCGGTGGCATCGGGTGAATAGTCGGCATCCAGGGCAGAGCTGAGTTCTGCTGCCGAGGGGAGATCGCCCACCGTGAGGCGCTCCGGCGTCTCGGTGACGATGTTTTCCACCGGGATCTCGGTGCCGAACAACTTGCTAGCCACCTGCGCCACCGTGCCGTTGCGCTCGGCGGCAGTGCCCTCAGATGCCATCGTGGCGGAGGTACCGATGCAGATCAGATCGGCATTCAGCCGCTGCCGAACACGGCGCACGAGCAACGCCACATCAGCACCTTGCCGTCCTCGATAGGTGTGCAGCTCATCGAGGACCAGGAACTCCAGACCCTGGGCATCGCTGATCACCTTCTGATCGAGCGGATCCTGGCGGGTGAGGATGTACTCCAGCATCACGTAGTTCGTGAGCAGGATATCGGGGGGATCGTTCTTGATCTTCTCGCGTTCTTCCTCACTCTCCTGACCTGTGTAGCGCGCAAAAGTGACGCGAGGCCCCTCGGGATAGCCCCAACCCAGATATTTCTGCAGTTCTTCAATCTGGCTATTGCAGAGGGCGTTCATCGGGTAGATGACAATCGCCCGGATCCGTTTGCTTTGGTCGCCTCGTTCCCGTTCTTCCAGCACCCGATTGATGATCGGGATCATGTAACCCAGCGACTTGCCGGAGCCCGTGCCGGAGATCACCACCAGGCTGCCGCCGGCGCGCGCTATGACGATCGCTTCCCGTTGGTGGCGGTGCAACCGCAGCTCCACCCCGTCGTCACAGTCCTGGCTGGCCGGTTCCTTGCCCCAGCGGAAGATGCGGCTGCACTCCGGATGCAGCAGGCCTTCCTCCACCAACTGGCTGATGCTGCCACCCCCCCACAAAG
It contains:
- a CDS encoding DEAD/DEAH box helicase, whose amino-acid sequence is MEEGLLHPECSRIFRWGKEPASQDCDDGVELRLHRHQREAIVIARAGGSLVVISGTGSGKSLGYMIPIINRVLEERERGDQSKRIRAIVIYPMNALCNSQIEELQKYLGWGYPEGPRVTFARYTGQESEEEREKIKNDPPDILLTNYVMLEYILTRQDPLDQKVISDAQGLEFLVLDELHTYRGRQGADVALLVRRVRQRLNADLICIGTSATMASEGTAAERNGTVAQVASKLFGTEIPVENIVTETPERLTVGDLPSAAELSSALDADYSPDATADWTADDLRQHPLARWVELRLGLEGEDGRTDGKWVRCRPRTLQDAALELATASGRLADDAAPTSDKACQARDAVLPNLRQFLLAAYQVEVGPNRRFFAFRLHQFVSAGGDVHASLEAPGRRYLTLKGQKYQPNAGRQALLYPVVFCRSCGQEFHPVWAQLHNRRPERFEPREFSDESCLRERDVVNGYVMPDAETAYEAEDLEKARFPDGWLETSKSGELGVKKTFRDYVPVPCRLGADGTSTNDGLPAWFLKGSFRFCPSCGAEHNPAASEFSKLCGLNSEGRSSATTTLSLAVLRQLLSFPDDEIPDNARKLLAFSDNRQDASLQAGHFNDFVRVLQLRSGLVAALRARPERELSLETLALDTEKALRLRADDFIATKGVKPNVEAERRRALRGVLEYRLLVDLRKGWRLTNPNLEQLRLLEIDYAELVNCAEDQADWQQRHPLLAQASSEERFLILHRLLEELRERLAIDCDALGLEEFERRRKACFDLEEVWAIRADEQPELARTVLMNPVTSEQRLQRLEGLSLRGAFGRWLKARERWLSVEELHRGLKWKDDLYQEITGHLLAMLTAWGLVKPKEVRVGKRKSEVLQGWRLNSSALRWTLVDPDAAPQDSYAERLLLQQESSGRRGPVNNYFRSLYEDLASLIADPEQAEGRPFVQTLEAREHTAQVDAGVREQREKQFREARLRLLYCSPTMELGVDISSLNTVYMRNVPPTPANYAQRSGRAGRSGQPALVLSYCGATSPHDQYFFSDPTRMVAGAVSAPTLELANEELLKAHFRALWLAATRQRLPGKVKELVDLATEGRPLVADLRDSLASDDACRSAQADGQAIVDDLLENHWLGSTPPPWLTGSWLDSLIRGAAIDFDAALRRWRELLEAVDSQFAQAQKDLANHALSERERQAADQRQRAARLQQQLLLADKPGSSNNNDFSTYRYLASQGFMPGYNFPRLPLMAYIPGTREQVGGGTFITRPRFVGISEFGPHSLIYHEGNTYKVRGAILGLQDNAVASGTATLATQDALLCGACGHAHVGASTELELCRHCGAPLKEQPEGKAVRVPRLYQIEQVNTRRAERITSDDEERQRLGYELLTTYEFPQENGVVKVARAQVSSGGQPLLELSYAPATQISRINLGWRRRENRSDMGFPIHPITGRWGGEKQLAAGTGSDGDGAKGEGDDDSAEVGYVKITPFVQDRKNALLLQFANNWEPLQLLSLKNALKRGIEVAFQLDGSEIAAELMPNDEEANALLLYESAEGGAGVLSRLVESPTALRQLGRTALEVCHWKLSDPLPTSETALEDADPECEAGCYRCLLGYHNQREHDRIDRRLPELKQFLLDLVRGELVGQGGSDSRSERLERLRGLCQSGLERLWLDTAFRLGHYLPDDAQKEVSGHFVTPDFTYREAGVVVFIDGPHHDQPLQQRLDQQKRQALKDAGIRVVVFDQHSEEWPEVFREHAWLFGEGKATSPRSSAAERTPPSSGDGGTAQNIGDAFDAVFAQHQQLFGKEPQP